From Arcticibacter tournemirensis, one genomic window encodes:
- a CDS encoding homoserine O-acetyltransferase family protein, with translation MNIKKYTHNKTFKLEDGSVLPDLEIAYQTYGRLNDKRDNVIWVCHALTANSDVLDWWKGLFGENDLFNPKDHYIVCANILGSHYGTTNPLSENPQTGSPYYMSFPKFNTRDLAAVQRILADYLDIEEISVLIGGSLGGQQAMEWAIAEPDRIKRLILIATNAVHSPWGVAFNESQRLAISADPTFHSNHPDGGKNGLKAARSIALLSYRNYDTYGISQQEVSNDKTDDFKASSYQNYQGEKLVKRFNAYSYWYLSKAMDSHNVGRGRGLADEVLKKIKAVTLVIGITSDLLFPPAEQRFLAEHIPDASYTEISSFYGHDGFLIETEILTKEIGSFLKRTAYGSHIVTLHKIA, from the coding sequence ATGAATATTAAGAAATACACACATAATAAGACCTTTAAGCTGGAAGACGGGTCGGTATTGCCCGACCTCGAAATAGCTTACCAGACCTACGGCAGGCTGAACGACAAGAGAGACAATGTAATTTGGGTATGTCATGCTCTTACCGCCAATTCAGATGTTCTCGACTGGTGGAAAGGCTTATTCGGCGAAAATGACCTTTTTAATCCCAAAGATCATTATATTGTTTGTGCTAATATTTTAGGTTCTCATTACGGCACTACTAATCCACTCTCCGAGAATCCGCAAACTGGCAGTCCTTATTACATGTCATTCCCAAAATTCAACACAAGGGATCTGGCAGCGGTACAGAGAATACTTGCCGACTATCTGGATATTGAAGAGATCAGCGTGCTGATAGGCGGATCATTAGGCGGACAGCAGGCAATGGAATGGGCTATTGCCGAGCCAGACCGTATTAAACGGCTGATCCTGATTGCCACCAACGCCGTTCATTCGCCATGGGGAGTAGCTTTTAATGAAAGCCAGCGGCTGGCTATTTCTGCCGATCCTACTTTTCATTCCAACCACCCCGACGGAGGGAAAAACGGACTGAAGGCAGCAAGAAGTATCGCGTTGCTCTCATACCGCAACTACGATACCTACGGCATTTCACAGCAGGAAGTTTCAAATGACAAGACCGACGACTTCAAAGCTTCTTCTTATCAGAACTACCAGGGCGAAAAGCTGGTAAAGCGTTTCAATGCCTACAGTTACTGGTATCTGAGCAAGGCAATGGACAGCCATAATGTTGGAAGGGGCCGCGGGCTCGCTGATGAAGTACTTAAGAAGATAAAGGCCGTAACGCTTGTAATTGGTATCACGTCTGATCTGTTGTTTCCACCGGCAGAACAGCGCTTTTTGGCGGAACATATCCCAGATGCAAGCTACACAGAAATAAGTTCATTTTACGGACACGACGGCTTCCTGATAGAAACAGAAATCTTAACAAAAGAGATTGGCTCTTTCCTGAAGCGCACTGCTTATGGGAGTCATATAGTAACATTACATAAAATAGCATAA
- a CDS encoding homoserine dehydrogenase has translation MSNKLTIGLFGFGVVGQGLNDIIQTKDLNLEIKKIAIKNPEKKRSLPEELFTTDASVILNDPEINTVVELINDTEAAFQIVSTALKNGKNVVSASKKMIALHLEELLHLQEEYGTSLLYEGAVCGSIPIIRNLEEYYDNELLYSVRGIFNGSSNYILSKIFNENLGYDTALKQAQDLGFAETDPISDVGGFDPKYKLVIAASHAYGIITRPEDVLNVGIQTLSARDIQYAREKNYKIKLVPTALEFGERQVVLYVIPKLIRSDDFLYNVENEYNGVIVQAAFADQQFFFGKGAGGHPTGSAVLSDIAALRYGYKYEYKKYRNNRGFIQSNDYTLKVYFRYEDDSLIEKLNFKGVTERFYAPDFKYIIGNVELSDLIANQDLLNNDGIFIAEIA, from the coding sequence ATGAGCAACAAATTAACAATCGGATTATTTGGTTTTGGTGTGGTAGGGCAAGGTTTGAACGATATAATCCAGACAAAAGACCTTAATCTTGAAATAAAGAAGATCGCAATTAAGAATCCCGAAAAGAAACGCAGTCTTCCTGAAGAGCTTTTCACCACCGATGCTTCAGTCATCCTGAACGATCCCGAAATCAATACCGTTGTTGAACTGATAAATGACACCGAGGCGGCCTTCCAGATTGTTTCAACAGCCCTCAAAAATGGAAAGAACGTTGTCTCAGCCAGTAAGAAGATGATAGCCCTTCATCTCGAAGAACTGCTTCATCTTCAGGAAGAATACGGCACATCGCTGCTTTACGAAGGCGCTGTCTGCGGTAGTATCCCCATCATCCGGAACCTTGAGGAATATTACGACAACGAGCTTCTTTACTCGGTAAGGGGTATTTTCAACGGATCTTCTAATTACATCCTTTCGAAGATATTCAATGAAAACCTTGGATATGATACTGCTTTAAAGCAGGCACAGGACCTTGGCTTTGCTGAAACCGACCCGATTTCAGACGTCGGCGGGTTCGATCCTAAGTATAAGCTCGTTATAGCGGCGTCTCATGCATACGGAATTATTACCCGCCCGGAAGATGTCCTCAATGTAGGCATTCAAACCCTCTCCGCGCGCGACATTCAGTATGCACGTGAGAAAAACTATAAGATCAAGCTGGTACCCACGGCGCTTGAATTCGGCGAACGCCAGGTGGTACTTTATGTCATCCCGAAACTCATCAGGTCCGATGATTTCCTATATAACGTCGAAAACGAGTACAATGGCGTAATCGTTCAGGCTGCATTTGCCGATCAGCAGTTTTTCTTCGGCAAAGGAGCCGGAGGCCATCCAACTGGTTCAGCAGTATTGTCCGATATTGCCGCCCTGAGGTATGGTTACAAATACGAGTATAAAAAATACCGTAACAACCGTGGATTCATTCAATCTAACGATTATACCCTGAAGGTATATTTCAGATACGAGGATGACAGCCTCATTGAAAAATTAAATTTTAAAGGAGTAACGGAGCGCTTCTATGCGCCTGATTTCAAATATATTATTGGTAACGTAGAGTTAAGTGATTTGATAG